Proteins encoded by one window of Simiduia curdlanivorans:
- a CDS encoding tRNA-binding protein yields the protein MDTISWQDFEKVELRIGTIVEVQDFPKAKRPAYILHVDFGSSIGIKKSSAQITTIYSKDNLLGKQVMAVVNFPAKQIGPIMSECLVTGFHREDGAVVLAVPDGAVPNGTRLA from the coding sequence ATGGATACCATCAGCTGGCAAGATTTCGAAAAGGTTGAGTTGCGCATCGGCACTATTGTTGAGGTACAGGATTTTCCTAAAGCAAAGAGGCCTGCCTATATTTTGCACGTTGATTTCGGTTCGAGTATCGGCATCAAAAAATCGAGCGCTCAAATCACTACCATCTATAGCAAAGATAACTTGCTCGGCAAACAGGTAATGGCCGTGGTTAATTTTCCCGCCAAACAAATTGGCCCAATAATGTCCGAGTGCTTAGTAACCGGCTTTCACCGCGAAGACGGCGCCGTCGTTTTAGCGGTGCCAGACGGCGCGGTTCCGAATGGCACTAGACTCGCTTGA
- a CDS encoding PH domain-containing protein, which translates to MSDAPAPGTKFSAHPAMFKARPFSFILCLLLCAVGVGILILMVWYVKCKSTKLEIVDNEVVLERGLMSKERIELGIASIRSVRVYQSFLNRITGVGKITVFTAGDNPEFEVDGIPEPNKFRELT; encoded by the coding sequence ATGAGTGACGCTCCCGCGCCGGGCACTAAATTTTCTGCTCATCCCGCCATGTTTAAGGCTCGCCCCTTTAGCTTCATTCTCTGCCTGTTGTTGTGCGCCGTTGGCGTGGGTATCTTGATATTAATGGTGTGGTACGTGAAGTGTAAATCCACCAAGCTGGAAATTGTCGATAATGAAGTGGTGCTTGAGCGCGGGCTGATGAGTAAAGAGCGTATTGAACTAGGCATCGCTAGTATTCGCTCGGTGCGCGTTTACCAGAGTTTCTTAAATCGCATTACGGGTGTTGGAAAAATAACGGTATTTACCGCAGGCGATAACCCTGAATTTGAAGTTGACGGTATTCCAGAGCCGAACAAATTTCGCGAGTTAACCTGA
- a CDS encoding DUF1415 domain-containing protein: protein MNNTQSPVITATQQWLADVVIGLNLCPFARKPQRANLIRFTESRASSEQALLAELLTELEYLDATHAEQLETTLLIIPNFLQDFVDYNQFLDLADWLLERHDYEGVYQLATFHPHYQFAGTRADDAENLTNRAPYPILHLIREDSIERVLENYPDPEAIPENNIRAVQSLTPEQRKKLFPYV from the coding sequence GTGAATAACACGCAAAGCCCCGTGATTACGGCAACGCAACAATGGTTAGCCGATGTGGTTATTGGTTTGAATCTATGCCCGTTTGCGCGCAAGCCGCAGCGCGCGAACCTCATTAGATTTACCGAGAGCCGTGCCAGCTCCGAACAGGCGTTGTTGGCCGAATTGCTAACCGAGCTGGAATACCTAGATGCAACCCACGCCGAACAACTAGAAACCACGCTCTTGATTATTCCAAATTTTTTACAGGACTTTGTCGATTACAATCAATTTCTTGATTTGGCCGATTGGTTATTAGAGCGTCATGATTACGAGGGTGTCTATCAATTGGCCACCTTTCATCCGCATTATCAATTTGCCGGCACGCGCGCCGACGACGCGGAAAATCTCACCAATCGTGCGCCCTACCCAATACTACATTTAATTCGCGAAGACAGCATCGAGCGAGTATTGGAGAACTATCCAGACCCTGAGGCGATACCGGAGAACAATATTCGGGCAGTGCAAAGTTTAACGCCTGAGCAGCGTAAAAAGTTATTTCCCTATGTGTAA
- a CDS encoding carboxymuconolactone decarboxylase family protein has translation MNAFTLYTPETAEGDAKAVLTGVKAKYGFVPNLFGYMAEAPYTIDAYAYLTDLLDKTDLSAPQQQVALLAVSVYNQCDFCTVAHGAFAKMHKAKAQTITAITEGATIEDAKDRALVDLVKAIVDQRGWLKDEQLSAFYAAGFSKRNVYDLILIVTIKTLSNYANHLAKPEANPELVAML, from the coding sequence ATGAACGCATTTACCCTCTATACCCCAGAAACAGCCGAAGGCGATGCAAAAGCCGTCCTGACCGGCGTCAAAGCTAAGTACGGCTTCGTGCCTAACTTATTCGGCTACATGGCTGAGGCGCCCTACACCATTGATGCCTACGCCTACCTAACCGACTTACTGGATAAAACCGACTTAAGCGCGCCCCAACAACAAGTCGCGTTGCTCGCCGTGAGTGTGTATAACCAGTGTGATTTCTGCACTGTGGCACATGGCGCTTTTGCCAAAATGCATAAGGCTAAGGCGCAAACCATAACGGCCATCACCGAAGGGGCGACCATTGAAGACGCAAAGGATAGAGCGTTAGTCGACTTAGTGAAGGCCATTGTCGACCAGCGCGGCTGGCTCAAAGATGAGCAACTTAGCGCTTTTTATGCTGCGGGTTTCAGCAAACGCAATGTGTATGATCTGATATTAATTGTCACCATTAAAACGTTAAGCAATTACGCAAATCACCTTGCTAAGCCAGAGGCTAACCCCGAGTTGGTAGCTATGTTGTAA
- a CDS encoding YqaE/Pmp3 family membrane protein, with product MNKLVLILIAILLPPLAVFLKHKAGKDLIINIVLCLFFYLPGILHALWLITR from the coding sequence ATGAACAAGCTTGTTCTGATTTTAATCGCCATCCTGCTACCACCACTTGCCGTATTTCTAAAGCATAAAGCCGGTAAGGATCTTATTATCAATATCGTGCTGTGTTTATTTTTCTACCTACCCGGCATTTTGCATGCACTTTGGTTAATTACGCGCTAA
- a CDS encoding penicillin-binding protein → MSERISDSALNALKIAFTYMPKAIEVTKYEYGDRAESVLEHIEAVREVLLLNDVDPEEVYGEINPESTPNSSY, encoded by the coding sequence ATGTCGGAAAGAATTTCAGATTCCGCTCTGAATGCGCTTAAAATTGCCTTTACCTATATGCCCAAGGCTATTGAAGTGACTAAATATGAATACGGTGACCGCGCTGAGTCAGTACTCGAACACATTGAAGCGGTACGAGAGGTTCTGCTCCTGAATGATGTAGACCCAGAAGAGGTTTACGGCGAGATAAACCCAGAAAGCACACCCAATTCCAGCTACTAA
- a CDS encoding SDR family oxidoreductase yields the protein MTAQKIALITGASRGIGAATAMLFAERGYAVCINYLSNSAAAEQIEQHIVQRGGRCISVKADVSNAEDVSKLFGRIDAELGRITVLVNNAAILSTQCRLEDISEARFSHVLRTNLLSCFLCCKEAVKRMSSRHGGTGGAIVNVSSLAARTGSPNEYIDYAASKGAVDTLTRGLALEVASEGIRVNGVRPALIYTDMHASGGEADRVTRLKSNIPMLRGGQPEEVALAIFWLASEQASYVTGSFIDAAGGL from the coding sequence ATGACAGCTCAAAAAATCGCTCTGATTACCGGCGCTAGCCGAGGCATAGGCGCCGCAACTGCGATGTTATTTGCCGAACGCGGCTACGCGGTATGCATCAACTATTTATCGAATAGCGCCGCGGCAGAACAGATTGAACAGCATATTGTGCAGCGGGGCGGTCGCTGCATAAGCGTTAAAGCGGATGTGTCAAACGCAGAGGATGTTAGCAAACTCTTTGGTAGAATTGACGCCGAACTAGGCCGCATTACCGTTTTAGTCAACAATGCGGCGATATTGAGCACCCAGTGCAGGCTGGAAGATATTTCTGAAGCGCGATTTAGTCATGTGCTGCGAACCAATCTATTGAGTTGCTTTCTGTGCTGCAAAGAAGCCGTTAAGCGAATGTCTAGCCGCCACGGCGGCACGGGCGGCGCTATCGTCAATGTTTCTTCACTCGCTGCTAGAACGGGCTCGCCTAATGAATATATTGATTATGCTGCGTCCAAGGGCGCTGTCGATACGCTGACGAGAGGTCTTGCGCTAGAAGTTGCCAGCGAGGGCATAAGGGTTAACGGGGTTCGCCCTGCGCTTATTTATACCGATATGCATGCATCCGGCGGCGAGGCCGATCGTGTCACACGCCTGAAATCAAACATACCAATGCTAAGAGGCGGCCAGCCTGAAGAGGTGGCGCTGGCGATTTTTTGGCTAGCATCGGAACAGGCTTCATACGTAACTGGCAGTTTTATCGACGCCGCTGGTGGCTTATAA
- a CDS encoding mechanosensitive ion channel family protein, with amino-acid sequence MESELEQMTEVYKMATEFLVNYSFQIIGAVIILLIGLFVASKIGKIVQRLCLAKNIDVTLSHFIGSTVKIIVIAMVAIVALGKLGISVTPFVAAIGALTFGISLAAQGLIANYGAGFNIIIGRPFVVGDTISVCGVSGQVTQVKLGLTKLVNEDNITITIPNKHIIGEILHNSNAYTLVEASVGIAYGSDLDAALAVIDAAIKSVNTMPEDISPLVGIESFGDSSVNIGYRYKVHTEKLFLSKFAVNKAIFAALKQHNIEIPFPQREVKML; translated from the coding sequence ATGGAAAGTGAACTCGAACAGATGACAGAAGTCTATAAAATGGCGACTGAGTTTTTAGTGAACTACAGCTTTCAGATCATTGGCGCCGTTATCATTCTGCTAATCGGGCTTTTCGTCGCCAGTAAAATTGGCAAGATAGTCCAGCGCTTGTGTTTGGCAAAAAATATTGATGTCACGCTAAGTCATTTTATTGGCAGCACGGTCAAGATTATTGTGATTGCCATGGTGGCCATTGTAGCGCTAGGTAAGCTCGGTATCAGTGTGACGCCGTTTGTGGCGGCCATAGGCGCATTAACCTTTGGTATATCGCTGGCTGCGCAGGGCTTAATTGCCAACTACGGCGCGGGTTTCAACATTATTATTGGCCGTCCCTTTGTGGTTGGCGATACCATTTCCGTTTGTGGCGTGAGTGGCCAAGTGACGCAAGTGAAACTGGGTTTAACCAAATTGGTAAATGAAGACAATATCACCATCACAATTCCCAACAAGCATATCATTGGCGAAATATTGCACAATTCAAACGCCTATACCTTGGTGGAGGCGTCGGTGGGCATCGCCTATGGCTCTGATCTAGACGCCGCATTAGCTGTGATTGACGCGGCGATCAAAAGCGTAAACACCATGCCCGAAGACATAAGCCCCCTAGTTGGCATAGAGAGTTTTGGCGATAGCAGTGTCAATATTGGCTATCGTTACAAGGTGCACACGGAAAAATTATTTCTATCGAAATTTGCTGTGAATAAAGCGATTTTTGCTGCGCTTAAGCAACACAATATTGAAATACCCTTCCCACAGCGCGAAGTGAAAATGTTGTAA
- a CDS encoding AraC family transcriptional regulator, translated as MHPFCDFVRLLRLNVSIYHNAKVCGAWHLKAHNLGATCFHIVTLGECLLSIPGHLDKALLTAGDLVIFPREFDHVMEPISVDEGISPVPQCHVAYGDGRIGTGVLCAEVRLFHLYRDQLLDALPPYLLIRNDERAPWLAAITGLIVAESRRIDTAPPVISSVVIDRLSELLFTYALRDHLTQTEQPLGFLGLYAHPQLSKAIAAVHADPAYRWGLDSLAQLSGMSRTSFAEHFKSVSGWTLNRYLTWWRMQLAWEQLHAGQKVQVVAEAVGYQSEAAFSRVFSKQFGVSAGQVRRGEIAIA; from the coding sequence ATGCATCCTTTTTGTGATTTTGTTCGTCTGCTAAGGCTAAACGTCAGTATCTACCACAACGCCAAGGTGTGTGGCGCTTGGCATTTAAAGGCACATAACCTCGGTGCCACCTGTTTTCATATCGTTACCCTAGGTGAGTGTTTACTCTCGATACCGGGTCATCTGGACAAAGCCCTGTTAACAGCTGGGGATCTGGTGATTTTTCCGCGTGAATTTGATCATGTCATGGAGCCGATCAGCGTGGATGAGGGGATTAGCCCTGTGCCCCAGTGTCATGTCGCCTATGGCGATGGCCGTATCGGCACAGGGGTTTTGTGTGCTGAGGTGAGGTTATTTCACTTATATCGCGATCAATTACTGGATGCCCTGCCGCCTTATCTGTTGATACGCAATGATGAGCGCGCGCCGTGGCTGGCCGCTATAACGGGTTTGATAGTAGCCGAGAGCCGGCGCATAGACACGGCGCCGCCGGTCATTAGCAGCGTTGTGATTGATCGCTTATCGGAGCTGTTGTTCACCTATGCCTTGCGTGATCATCTAACCCAGACCGAACAGCCGCTAGGCTTTTTGGGTTTATATGCCCACCCGCAATTGAGTAAGGCCATCGCGGCAGTACATGCAGACCCGGCTTATCGCTGGGGCTTGGACAGCCTTGCTCAGCTCAGCGGTATGTCGCGCACCAGCTTTGCTGAGCACTTTAAATCGGTGAGTGGTTGGACGTTGAATCGATATCTGACCTGGTGGCGTATGCAGCTGGCCTGGGAGCAGTTGCACGCTGGGCAGAAAGTGCAGGTAGTGGCAGAGGCGGTGGGTTACCAGTCAGAGGCAGCTTTCTCTCGCGTATTCAGCAAGCAGTTTGGCGTGTCGGCGGGGCAGGTGCGGCGCGGTGAGATTGCTATTGCATAA
- a CDS encoding DMT family transporter, with translation MGIRILLMTALALGFFAANSVLCRMALGDGNSDPYAFTILRLTSGALTLLVLYAGLQYRSAKKQGAVNLWQATVGAGSWCGGLSLFVYALCFSWAYLELETGTGALLLFGAVQITLIISTLWRGNRLRPQEWVGLLMAFSGLVYLMWPNLQTPAWKALVAMTLSGLAWGLYTLVGQKTRLPLVATMGNFIRSLAFCALLVAIAFAHMQISPKGIYLALLSGALASGLGYAIWYSALAGLSAIQAGVVQLLVPILAAIGGALFVFEPIELRLIIASIWVLGGIFFVLMAKTKMKSIV, from the coding sequence ATGGGCATTCGTATATTACTGATGACGGCCTTGGCGTTAGGTTTCTTTGCCGCTAATTCCGTGCTTTGTCGTATGGCGCTGGGCGATGGAAATAGCGACCCTTATGCCTTTACGATTTTGCGTTTGACTTCCGGCGCACTAACGTTGCTTGTTCTCTATGCTGGGTTGCAATATCGCTCGGCTAAAAAGCAAGGCGCTGTCAATTTATGGCAAGCAACAGTTGGTGCGGGAAGTTGGTGCGGCGGGTTGAGCCTATTTGTTTATGCGCTGTGCTTTTCATGGGCTTATCTCGAGCTCGAAACCGGTACGGGTGCGTTACTACTGTTTGGTGCAGTGCAAATCACGCTGATTATCTCGACTCTCTGGCGCGGCAATAGGTTGCGCCCGCAGGAATGGGTGGGTCTCTTGATGGCGTTTAGTGGCTTGGTTTATTTGATGTGGCCAAATTTACAAACGCCCGCTTGGAAGGCGTTGGTGGCAATGACTTTGTCCGGATTGGCATGGGGCCTCTACACACTAGTTGGCCAAAAGACCCGCTTGCCTCTTGTCGCTACCATGGGCAATTTTATTCGCAGCTTAGCTTTTTGTGCATTGCTTGTAGCCATTGCATTTGCGCACATGCAAATAAGCCCTAAAGGCATTTACTTGGCGCTTCTATCGGGTGCGCTTGCCTCCGGCCTTGGCTATGCCATTTGGTACAGCGCATTGGCCGGTTTGTCGGCAATACAGGCTGGTGTGGTACAACTTCTAGTGCCCATTTTAGCGGCTATAGGCGGCGCTCTATTCGTGTTCGAACCTATTGAGCTGAGATTGATCATCGCCTCAATCTGGGTGCTGGGGGGCATATTTTTTGTTTTGATGGCAAAAACTAAAATGAAGAGCATCGTCTAG
- a CDS encoding DUF2798 domain-containing protein, with protein MALLMSCLMSFVISLFNVGLVHNILLIWLKAWAFAFVIAFPAVIAVSPLVRRLVAWVVED; from the coding sequence ATGGCGCTATTGATGTCCTGCCTAATGTCATTCGTTATCAGCTTGTTTAATGTAGGCTTGGTGCATAATATCCTTCTCATTTGGCTAAAGGCTTGGGCCTTTGCTTTTGTTATCGCTTTTCCTGCCGTAATTGCGGTTTCACCCCTAGTGCGGCGACTGGTGGCTTGGGTGGTTGAAGACTGA
- a CDS encoding DMT family transporter, whose protein sequence is MLRLILLGLLAAAFFSSTFILNEVMSLAGGHWFWSASLRYFFTVIFLSAWLFYQGGTRQFLELIALFRQHWAFWLLSGSLGFGLFYLLICYAADFSPAWVVTATWQFTVVASLFVYWFFGNKIPRRVWLFSGFIFTGVCLVNLSHTEHIDIATLLSGGVPVLIAAFCYPLGNQMVWEAKRGQNPRIPKIDSPLLDNALVKVFLLSLGSVPLWLIVGSFIQPPAPSLSQVFNTGLVALLSGVIATGIFLHARQKATNTSELAAIDATQAGEVIFALAGGMLFLNAGFPTHSALIGLVILIAGLVLLVKYQRR, encoded by the coding sequence GTGCTTAGATTAATTTTATTAGGGCTGTTAGCCGCCGCCTTTTTTAGCAGCACCTTTATTCTCAACGAGGTGATGAGCCTTGCTGGCGGCCATTGGTTTTGGTCGGCCTCTCTACGCTATTTCTTTACCGTTATTTTTCTTTCAGCCTGGTTGTTTTATCAAGGCGGCACGCGCCAATTTTTGGAGCTCATTGCACTGTTTCGACAACATTGGGCTTTTTGGCTCTTGAGTGGCAGTCTCGGGTTTGGCTTATTCTATCTGTTGATCTGCTATGCCGCCGACTTTTCTCCAGCCTGGGTTGTCACCGCTACCTGGCAATTTACCGTAGTAGCCAGTCTGTTTGTCTACTGGTTTTTCGGCAATAAAATTCCTAGGCGAGTATGGCTATTTTCCGGCTTCATTTTTACCGGTGTTTGCCTGGTCAATCTTTCCCATACGGAACATATAGATATCGCCACTCTTTTATCTGGCGGCGTACCCGTACTCATCGCCGCCTTTTGCTATCCACTCGGTAATCAAATGGTGTGGGAAGCGAAGCGCGGGCAGAACCCTAGAATTCCGAAAATTGACTCTCCTTTGCTCGATAACGCTCTAGTAAAAGTCTTTCTACTGTCACTAGGCTCGGTACCGCTATGGCTAATCGTCGGCAGCTTCATTCAACCGCCAGCACCTAGTCTATCGCAGGTTTTCAATACCGGACTTGTAGCACTGCTATCGGGTGTTATCGCAACCGGGATTTTCTTGCACGCGCGGCAAAAGGCGACCAATACCTCAGAGCTTGCCGCCATAGATGCAACCCAGGCAGGAGAAGTTATTTTCGCACTCGCGGGCGGCATGTTGTTTTTGAACGCAGGTTTCCCCACTCATTCGGCGCTGATCGGCCTAGTGATATTAATAGCTGGCCTAGTGTTGTTGGTTAAATACCAACGGCGCTAA
- the pgi gene encoding glucose-6-phosphate isomerase → MTNSTNPDAKAPNQAPSWSALAAHQKAISNQPIADLFTQDSARAEKYSLKAAGIHLDFAKNRIDDVGLTLLAQLAKERGLAERVKAMYRGETINSTEKRQVLHVALRSQLGELPEHLRDVDAVIAQMTEFVAAVHSGQWQGFTGETITDVVNIGIGGSDLGPNMVTQALTPFHKPGLRVHFVSNVDASDLSETLKELSPARTLFIVASKTFTTTETLTNANSARQWLLSSLADEAAVAKHFVAVSVNLEKVKAFGIDANNIFPMWDWVGGRYSLWSAIGLPIALACGMDHFNALRAGAAAMDEHFASAPLTENMPVIMAMLGVWYINFWGAESQAILAYDHYLNAFTKYIQQLDMESNGKGAYLHGGYLEHHTGPVIWGEVGTNGQHSFHQLLHQGTRFVPADFIVSLTSHNPLGQHHSQLFANCLSQSRALMLGKNETQAAAEFKAMGYSAAEAKQLAHHKVMPGNRPSNTLVVNSLNPETLGALIALYEHKVFVQSVIWGINAFDQWGVELGKQLCSEIHPALVTQADIEKFDPSTNALIALYKSANPQAS, encoded by the coding sequence ATGACAAATTCAACCAACCCCGATGCAAAGGCCCCTAATCAGGCACCGAGCTGGTCGGCGCTCGCCGCTCATCAAAAGGCCATCTCAAATCAACCCATCGCAGATTTATTTACACAGGATTCAGCGCGGGCTGAAAAATACAGTTTAAAAGCTGCAGGCATCCACCTAGATTTCGCCAAGAACCGCATAGATGATGTCGGCCTGACGCTCCTTGCCCAACTAGCCAAAGAGCGCGGCCTAGCTGAGCGGGTCAAGGCCATGTACCGGGGTGAAACCATTAACAGCACCGAGAAACGCCAAGTGCTGCACGTGGCGCTGCGCTCGCAGCTAGGTGAACTGCCCGAACATCTGCGCGACGTTGATGCCGTGATCGCGCAAATGACGGAGTTCGTAGCTGCCGTGCATTCGGGGCAATGGCAAGGCTTCACGGGCGAGACCATCACCGATGTGGTGAACATCGGCATAGGCGGCTCAGACCTGGGCCCAAACATGGTTACTCAGGCATTAACGCCCTTTCATAAGCCAGGTCTACGCGTGCACTTTGTCTCCAATGTGGATGCCTCCGACCTGAGCGAAACGCTAAAAGAATTAAGCCCAGCGCGCACCTTGTTTATTGTGGCGTCAAAAACCTTTACCACCACCGAAACACTCACCAATGCCAATTCCGCTCGCCAATGGTTGCTATCGAGCCTAGCGGATGAGGCCGCCGTAGCAAAACATTTTGTTGCCGTTAGTGTGAACCTTGAAAAGGTAAAGGCCTTCGGCATAGATGCCAACAATATCTTCCCCATGTGGGATTGGGTGGGTGGTCGCTATTCACTTTGGTCTGCTATCGGCTTGCCCATTGCCCTCGCCTGCGGCATGGATCATTTTAATGCCTTGCGCGCCGGCGCCGCAGCTATGGACGAACACTTTGCCAGCGCACCCCTTACAGAAAATATGCCAGTGATCATGGCCATGCTGGGGGTTTGGTATATCAATTTTTGGGGCGCTGAGTCACAGGCGATCTTAGCCTACGACCACTATCTCAATGCCTTTACGAAATATATTCAACAGCTCGATATGGAAAGCAACGGCAAAGGCGCCTACTTACATGGCGGCTATTTAGAGCACCACACAGGCCCGGTGATTTGGGGCGAGGTGGGCACCAATGGCCAACATTCTTTTCACCAACTGTTACACCAAGGCACCCGCTTTGTGCCGGCGGATTTCATTGTTTCACTCACCTCCCATAACCCTTTAGGCCAACACCACTCACAACTCTTTGCCAACTGCTTAAGCCAAAGCCGGGCACTCATGCTCGGAAAAAATGAAACGCAAGCAGCGGCGGAGTTCAAGGCCATGGGTTACAGCGCTGCCGAAGCAAAACAACTCGCACACCATAAGGTCATGCCCGGCAACAGACCCAGCAACACCCTCGTTGTTAATAGCCTGAACCCGGAAACCCTCGGCGCACTGATTGCACTTTACGAACATAAAGTCTTCGTACAATCGGTTATCTGGGGAATCAACGCATTTGATCAATGGGGCGTCGAGTTAGGCAAGCAACTGTGCAGTGAAATTCACCCAGCATTAGTTACACAGGCGGACATCGAAAAATTCGATCCGTCCACCAATGCGTTAATAGCACTGTATAAATCGGCAAACCCGCAAGCAAGTTGA
- a CDS encoding VOC family protein, producing the protein MNNPIGWFEIYVNDINRAKAFYQKVFGVELVQLSDPTDSNIDMWSFASDFESYGASGALVKMDGFPAGGNSTIVYFSCDDCATEEAKVQPAGGKIQQSKMSIGEYGFCTLAVDTEGNIFGLHSQK; encoded by the coding sequence ATGAACAACCCCATAGGCTGGTTTGAAATCTACGTTAACGACATTAACCGCGCCAAAGCCTTTTACCAAAAAGTCTTTGGCGTAGAATTGGTACAACTCAGTGACCCGACCGACTCAAATATAGACATGTGGTCTTTCGCATCGGATTTCGAAAGCTACGGCGCCTCAGGTGCGCTTGTAAAAATGGATGGATTCCCAGCTGGCGGGAATAGCACCATTGTGTACTTTTCTTGCGATGATTGTGCGACAGAAGAAGCCAAAGTTCAGCCTGCGGGCGGAAAGATTCAGCAATCGAAAATGTCTATCGGTGAATATGGTTTCTGTACGCTGGCGGTGGATACAGAAGGAAACATTTTTGGCTTGCATTCGCAGAAGTAA
- a CDS encoding ZIP family metal transporter: MDTTLLTLLGMSLAAGIAMPIGAIAARFEHIQAQWLESEFRHGVIAFGGGALLSAVALILVPEGMAEVSSSTAATCLLLGGLLLMGLERWLDKHKTSAGQMLAMMSDFIPESIALGAMIAMGGEGVALLVLLMALQNLPEGFNAYRELKEHSNLSAQTIITLFSIMALSGPLAAWMGYTLLADQATTLAVIMLVAAGGILYSVFSDIAPQAKLENHRLPPMGAVLGFTVGVVGQMLIQ, encoded by the coding sequence ATGGACACCACGCTGTTGACGTTGCTCGGGATGAGTTTGGCAGCAGGCATCGCGATGCCGATAGGGGCCATAGCGGCGCGCTTTGAACATATCCAAGCGCAATGGTTGGAATCTGAATTTCGCCACGGTGTTATCGCATTCGGTGGCGGTGCACTATTGAGTGCTGTGGCACTGATTCTGGTGCCGGAGGGAATGGCCGAGGTAAGCAGCTCCACTGCCGCAACCTGTTTGTTGTTAGGCGGGCTTTTATTGATGGGGCTAGAGCGTTGGCTCGATAAACATAAAACTTCTGCCGGTCAAATGTTGGCCATGATGTCGGATTTTATTCCAGAATCTATTGCCTTGGGCGCGATGATTGCGATGGGTGGTGAAGGCGTCGCGCTATTAGTATTGCTTATGGCACTGCAAAATTTACCGGAAGGCTTTAACGCCTACCGCGAGTTAAAGGAACACTCGAATCTTTCGGCTCAAACAATCATTACCTTATTCTCTATCATGGCCTTGTCCGGTCCGTTGGCGGCTTGGATGGGCTACACCCTGCTCGCCGATCAAGCAACGACACTAGCCGTCATTATGCTGGTTGCGGCCGGTGGTATTCTCTACTCAGTTTTTAGCGACATAGCTCCACAGGCAAAGTTGGAAAATCATCGCTTGCCGCCTATGGGGGCGGTGCTGGGCTTTACCGTTGGCGTGGTGGGGCAAATGCTTATTCAGTGA
- a CDS encoding tRNA-uridine aminocarboxypropyltransferase, whose protein sequence is MSSTIAPMNAYQSLRAEVMATSTRDYKARGILAIRCTRCQLKSSHCICTFRPEGQIDAEFVLILHRDELFKPTNTGRLIADCFPKQTHAFCWDRLTPPQALLTLLQDPERQCCIIFPADESEGREVYSEPPASNKLLTFILLDGTWKQGRRMFNLSPWLQTIPALNLDPAERARYSSRIAAFDNYLCTAEAAALALAISNQLASSQLLFDYFSVFNLHYAAMRQNRAVDSFTL, encoded by the coding sequence ATGTCATCAACCATAGCACCAATGAATGCCTACCAGAGCTTGCGCGCCGAGGTCATGGCGACATCGACTCGCGACTACAAGGCCAGAGGGATTCTCGCCATACGCTGCACGCGCTGTCAGTTGAAGAGCTCACACTGCATCTGTACTTTTCGCCCTGAGGGCCAGATTGACGCCGAATTCGTGCTTATTTTGCACCGCGATGAATTGTTTAAACCAACCAACACAGGCAGGCTGATTGCCGATTGTTTCCCAAAACAAACTCACGCGTTTTGTTGGGACAGACTCACGCCGCCACAAGCACTCTTAACCCTGCTGCAAGATCCAGAGCGGCAGTGCTGTATTATATTTCCCGCGGATGAAAGCGAGGGGCGCGAGGTCTATAGCGAACCGCCTGCGAGCAATAAACTACTGACGTTTATTTTATTAGACGGTACCTGGAAGCAAGGCCGACGCATGTTCAACCTCAGCCCTTGGTTGCAGACTATTCCGGCGCTGAATTTGGACCCTGCGGAAAGAGCGCGCTACTCGAGCAGAATAGCGGCATTTGATAATTATTTATGCACTGCAGAGGCAGCCGCCTTAGCCTTGGCCATATCCAATCAACTAGCCTCAAGCCAGTTATTGTTCGATTATTTTTCCGTGTTTAACCTGCACTACGCCGCCATGCGACAGAATAGAGCCGTGGACTCATTCACTCTGTAG